One window of Thioclava sp. GXIMD4216 genomic DNA carries:
- the pdxY gene encoding pyridoxal kinase yields the protein MPHPPFVISIQSQVVFGHVGNSAAVFPMQAAGLEVAAIPTVVFSNTPDYPTLRGQALPAAFFADLLRGAQERGLPERADFLLTGYIGSVEVARQTAAFIAQAKADNPDLFYLCDPVLGDSGPGLYVPEAIADVMRDLLLPLADLATPNPFELAWLTGQPFTTLEALEHARHALGMGADARLVVTGCALEDTADGHIESIILGPEPPSRHPVRKLPIALPGTGDLFAALIIAGLGHDLSLAQAVEQAQQLVAMALSHAKTLGAGEVVLSNPEFRKALLTLSQDR from the coding sequence ATGCCCCATCCGCCTTTCGTGATCTCGATCCAAAGTCAGGTTGTCTTTGGCCATGTCGGCAATTCGGCGGCGGTCTTTCCGATGCAGGCGGCAGGGCTGGAGGTCGCAGCCATCCCGACCGTCGTCTTTTCGAACACCCCCGATTATCCGACCCTGCGCGGACAGGCCCTGCCCGCCGCCTTCTTTGCCGATCTGCTGCGCGGCGCGCAGGAAAGGGGCCTGCCCGAGCGGGCGGATTTCCTTCTGACGGGCTATATCGGTTCGGTCGAGGTGGCGCGGCAAACCGCCGCGTTCATCGCGCAGGCCAAAGCCGACAATCCGGACCTCTTCTATCTCTGCGATCCGGTACTGGGCGATAGCGGGCCGGGTCTCTACGTGCCGGAAGCCATTGCCGATGTCATGCGCGACCTGCTCCTGCCGCTGGCCGATCTGGCCACCCCCAATCCGTTCGAACTGGCATGGCTGACCGGCCAACCCTTTACCACGCTGGAGGCACTGGAGCACGCCCGACACGCGCTTGGCATGGGGGCGGATGCGCGGCTTGTGGTGACCGGCTGCGCATTGGAGGACACAGCCGATGGCCATATCGAAAGTATCATTCTGGGCCCCGAGCCTCCCAGCCGCCATCCTGTACGCAAACTTCCGATCGCCCTGCCCGGCACAGGGGATCTGTTTGCCGCGCTGATCATCGCGGGGCTGGGACACGACCTGTCGCTTGCACAGGCGGTTGAACAGGCGCAACAGCTTGTGGCAATGGCGCTGTCCCATGCCAAAACGCTGGGGGCGGGCGAGGTCGTGCTGAGCAATCCGGAGTTCCGCAAGGCCCTGCTGACCCTTTCGCAAGACCGCTAG
- a CDS encoding amino acid permease, translating to MAELKKSLGVTRGTAMMLNIVLGAGLLTLPGLAVQEVGSSATLIWIACAVAAAPLLWVFAILGRRYPDAGGIASIMGHAFGKSGRICATLLFLGAVSVGLPAVALTGGHYVAATFGGPAAVYAGALIVAALGVNFLSAEMAGRVNTFIASLVLVFILGLAIVGYLAVQPAFDLSAASTPSADTDLRRLGMVFMMVFFAFTGWEVSANLGGEFRNPKRDVPRAMAFSFFLAVGLYLVLALVVAKAGALGAGPAPFAQIFGQSFGPAGRITIAALAVLLIFANLSAAIWAVSRMVYSAARDGLLPAPIAQIRNDVPLNAVMVTVVVLLSVVGLVGAGILDMSHLLAAAGQNFLLLYTGAAASLLRLERRTAYRLLSLGCLALVCLLFIGRGGQGLLYPVLLIALGLAISFLQKGDAALRNQSPAE from the coding sequence ATGGCTGAGCTGAAAAAATCCCTTGGCGTCACGCGCGGCACGGCGATGATGCTCAATATCGTTCTGGGGGCGGGTCTGTTGACGCTGCCGGGACTGGCGGTGCAGGAAGTGGGTAGCTCCGCGACCCTGATCTGGATCGCCTGCGCGGTGGCCGCCGCCCCTCTGCTTTGGGTCTTCGCCATTCTCGGGCGGCGCTACCCCGATGCGGGCGGCATCGCCTCTATCATGGGCCACGCCTTTGGCAAATCCGGCCGGATCTGTGCAACCTTGCTGTTTCTGGGGGCGGTTTCGGTAGGGCTGCCCGCTGTGGCTCTGACCGGCGGGCATTACGTCGCCGCAACCTTTGGCGGCCCCGCGGCAGTATATGCAGGCGCGCTGATCGTGGCCGCTCTGGGGGTCAATTTCCTGTCTGCCGAAATGGCCGGACGGGTCAACACCTTCATCGCCTCTCTGGTTCTGGTCTTCATTCTGGGGCTGGCCATCGTGGGCTATCTGGCCGTGCAACCCGCCTTCGACCTGTCGGCAGCCAGCACACCATCCGCCGATACCGACCTGCGCCGTCTGGGCATGGTCTTCATGATGGTGTTCTTCGCCTTTACAGGCTGGGAAGTCAGCGCCAATCTGGGCGGCGAATTCCGCAACCCCAAGCGGGACGTCCCCCGCGCGATGGCGTTTTCCTTCTTTCTGGCGGTGGGGCTCTATCTGGTGCTGGCGCTGGTTGTGGCCAAGGCGGGCGCATTGGGCGCAGGCCCCGCACCTTTCGCGCAGATTTTCGGCCAGTCCTTCGGCCCTGCGGGCCGCATCACCATTGCCGCACTCGCCGTGCTGCTGATCTTTGCCAATCTGTCAGCCGCAATCTGGGCGGTCTCGCGCATGGTCTATTCCGCCGCCCGCGACGGGCTGCTTCCGGCCCCGATTGCCCAGATCCGCAACGACGTGCCTCTGAATGCCGTCATGGTCACGGTCGTCGTGCTGCTGAGCGTGGTCGGTCTGGTCGGCGCGGGTATTCTGGATATGTCGCATCTTCTGGCGGCAGCGGGGCAGAACTTCCTGCTGCTCTATACCGGTGCGGCGGCATCCTTGCTGCGCCTCGAACGCCGCACCGCCTACCGGCTCCTCTCGCTGGGATGTCTCGCGCTGGTCTGCCTGCTGTTCATCGGGCGCGGCGGACAGGGGCTTCTCTACCCTGTCCTGCTGATCGCACTGGGACTGGCAATCTCGTTCTTGCAGAAGGGCGATGCGGCCCTGCGCAACCAGTCCCCTGCGGAATAG
- a CDS encoding cupin domain-containing protein produces the protein MKDLTSTPETTATPSVKQIALAKADYWSIIEKLMPQQGCIEVQQDAPGKEHAWHQHPTDETLVVLEGQARFYWEGGEQICGAGAVISLPAGVRHGSVALDEGVRYLISFHAVELADHG, from the coding sequence ATGAAAGACCTGACATCGACACCCGAAACCACCGCCACGCCCTCGGTCAAACAGATCGCGCTCGCCAAGGCCGATTACTGGTCGATCATCGAAAAGCTCATGCCACAGCAGGGCTGTATCGAGGTCCAGCAGGACGCGCCGGGCAAGGAACATGCATGGCACCAGCACCCGACCGATGAAACGCTTGTGGTGCTGGAAGGACAGGCGCGCTTCTACTGGGAGGGGGGCGAACAGATCTGCGGCGCGGGGGCCGTGATCTCGCTACCGGCGGGGGTGCGCCACGGCTCTGTCGCATTGGACGAGGGCGTGCGCTATCTGATTTCGTTCCATGCCGTCGAGCTTGCCGATCATGGCTGA
- a CDS encoding YqcI/YcgG family protein, with protein MDLVFKSSEVTEAFSGQSWEKTVFCEFDTALTSKSRPFPCVFGVAGFKADRLRFAFPDPLTPETLAPILKSYLAQARGIGPMTSLVIFARPGPVQSFDRYREQFWDLLDGLVALDDSPQPDGVSRNLDDPTWEFSFGGEPIFVVCNTPAHVMRQSRRASSFMITFQPRWVFNGITDSDEPGVQRSLKRVRDLLEDYDLIAPSPSLGHYGDPANREYTQYFIDDTNETPACPFHRLGEARLQLVKEG; from the coding sequence ATGGATTTAGTCTTCAAGAGTAGCGAGGTCACCGAGGCTTTTTCCGGACAAAGCTGGGAAAAGACCGTTTTCTGTGAATTCGACACTGCATTGACAAGCAAGAGCCGCCCCTTCCCCTGTGTCTTCGGCGTTGCCGGTTTCAAAGCGGATCGCCTGCGCTTCGCTTTCCCCGACCCGCTGACACCGGAAACTCTGGCCCCCATCCTGAAATCCTATCTTGCCCAGGCGCGCGGGATCGGCCCGATGACCTCGCTGGTCATCTTTGCCCGTCCCGGTCCGGTTCAGTCCTTCGATCGTTACCGCGAACAGTTCTGGGACCTGCTTGACGGTCTCGTCGCACTGGATGACAGCCCCCAACCCGACGGGGTCTCCCGCAATCTCGATGATCCGACATGGGAATTCTCCTTTGGCGGCGAACCGATTTTCGTGGTGTGCAACACACCCGCCCATGTCATGCGTCAAAGCCGCCGCGCCAGCAGCTTCATGATCACCTTCCAGCCGCGCTGGGTGTTCAACGGCATCACCGATAGCGACGAGCCGGGGGTCCAGCGTTCGCTCAAGCGCGTGCGCGACCTGTTGGAAGATTACGACCTGATCGCCCCCTCGCCCTCGCTGGGCCATTACGGCGATCCGGCCAACCGCGAATATACACAATATTTCATCGACGATACCAACGAGACCCCCGCCTGCCCGTTCCATCGGCTGGGCGAGGCCCGTCTGCAGCTCGTCAAGGAAGGATAA